A part of Caretta caretta isolate rCarCar2 chromosome 1, rCarCar1.hap1, whole genome shotgun sequence genomic DNA contains:
- the LOC142070991 gene encoding uncharacterized protein LOC142070991, giving the protein MQSSSAEVTMMESQNRKRAPAWTEREVRDLIAVWGEESVLSELRSSFRNAKTFLKISQGMKDRGHNRDPKQCRVKLKELRQAYQKTREANGRSGSEPQTCRFYDELHAILGGSATTTPAVLFDSFNGDGGNTEVGFGDEEDDEEEVVDSSQQASGETGFPDSQELFLTLDLEPVPPEPTQGCLLDSAGGEGTSAACVSMITGSSPSQRLVKLRKKKKRTRDEMFSELMLSSHTDRAQTNAWRQIMSECRKAQNDREERWRAEESKWRAEESKWRAEDRAEAQRWRQRDERRQDSMLRLLQDQTSMLQCMVELQQRQLEHRLPLQPLCNQPPSSPSSIASTPRRPRTRLLLKLLDNKLASDYTVHTA; this is encoded by the exons atgcagagctcatcagcagaggtgaccatgatggagtcccagaatcgcaaaagagctccagcatggactgaacgggaggtacgggatctgatcgctgtttggggagaggaatccgtgctatcagaactccgttccagttttcgaaatgccaaaacctttctgaaaatctcccagggcatgaaggacagaggccataacagggacccgaagcagtgccgcgtgaaactgaaggagctgaggcaagcctaccagaaaaccagagaggcgaacggccgctctgggtcagagccccaaacatgccgcttctatgatgagctgcatgccattttagggggttcagccaccactaccccagccgtgttgtttgactccttcaatggagatggaggcaatacagaagtaggttttggggacgaagaagatgatgaggaggaggttgtagatagctcacagcaagcaagcggagaaaccggttttcccgacagccaggaactgtttctcaccctagacctggagccagtaccccccgaacccacccaaggctgcctcctggactcagcaggcggagaagggacctctg ctgcatgtgtttcaatgatcacaggatcttctccttcccagaggctagtgaagcttagaaagaaaaaaaaacgcactcgcgatgaaatgttctccgagctcatgctgtcctcccacactgacagagcacagacgaatgcgtggaggcaaataatgtcagagtgcaggaaagcacaaaatgaccgggaggagaggtggagggctgaagagagtaagtggcgggctgaagagagtaagtggcgggctgaagacagggctgaagctcaaaggtggcggcagcgtgatgagaggaggcaggattcaatgctgaggctgctgcaggaccaaaccagtatgctccagtgtatggttgagctgcagcaaaggcagctggagcacagactgccactgcagcccctctgtaaccaaccgccctcctccccaagttccatagcctccacacccagacgcccaagaacacg ACTTCTGCTGAAATTGTTAGACAACAAACTAGCAAGTGATTACACAGTGCATACTGCTTGA